A single window of Agromyces aureus DNA harbors:
- the purE gene encoding 5-(carboxyamino)imidazole ribonucleotide mutase, producing MGSDSDWNVMHEASALLAEFGIPHEVEVLSAHRTPEKMIAYGKQAASRGLKVIIAGAGGAAHLPGMLASVTTLPVVGVPVPLSRLDGLDSLLSIVQMPAGVPVATVSIGGAKNAGLIAAKILATSDAALTEALAAYAESLAALVEEKNERLKSTL from the coding sequence ATGGGATCCGACTCCGACTGGAACGTGATGCACGAGGCATCCGCCCTGCTCGCCGAATTCGGCATCCCCCACGAGGTTGAGGTGCTCTCGGCGCACCGCACCCCCGAGAAGATGATCGCGTACGGCAAGCAGGCGGCCTCGCGCGGCCTCAAGGTCATCATCGCGGGCGCGGGCGGTGCAGCCCACCTGCCCGGCATGCTCGCCTCGGTCACCACGCTGCCCGTCGTCGGCGTGCCCGTGCCGCTCTCGCGTCTCGACGGCCTCGACTCGCTGCTCTCGATCGTGCAGATGCCCGCGGGCGTGCCCGTCGCGACCGTCTCGATCGGCGGCGCGAAGAATGCCGGCCTCATCGCCGCCAAGATCCTCGCGACCTCGGACGCCGCGCTCACCGAGGCACTCGCCGCCTACGCCGAGTCGCTCGCCGCGCTCGTCGAGGAGAAGAACGAACGGCTGAAGTCGACCCTATGA
- a CDS encoding ABC transporter ATP-binding protein, with product MPKYSDSLALPSVVVDDVHKTFKLRHTHSVKETFLAAVKRKQLTTDFNALDGISFTIEEGEAVALMGFNGSGKSTMLKLISGVIVPDRGSVMTRGRIAGLIEVGAGFHPDLSGRENIYLNAAILGMSKKEIDERYDEIVAFSEIEQFIDTEVKHYSSGMFLRLAFSVAIHTEVDVLLIDEILSVGDEPFQEKCLARIRELHDAGKTLVVVSHDLDMVSRLCSRGIVLRGGNVAFDGASAEAVALMRA from the coding sequence TTGCCCAAGTACTCTGACTCGCTCGCGCTGCCCAGCGTCGTCGTCGACGACGTCCACAAGACGTTCAAGCTTCGCCACACGCATTCGGTGAAGGAGACCTTCCTCGCTGCGGTGAAGCGCAAGCAACTCACGACCGACTTCAATGCGCTCGACGGCATCTCCTTCACCATCGAGGAGGGCGAAGCCGTCGCGCTCATGGGATTCAACGGCTCTGGCAAGTCGACGATGCTCAAGCTCATCTCTGGCGTGATCGTGCCCGATCGGGGCAGCGTGATGACCCGCGGAAGGATCGCCGGACTGATCGAAGTCGGTGCCGGATTTCACCCGGACCTCTCGGGACGGGAGAACATCTACCTGAACGCCGCGATCCTCGGGATGTCGAAGAAGGAGATCGACGAGCGGTACGACGAGATCGTCGCGTTCAGCGAGATCGAGCAGTTCATCGACACCGAGGTCAAGCACTATTCGTCGGGCATGTTCCTTCGCCTCGCGTTCTCAGTTGCGATCCACACTGAAGTAGATGTGCTCCTCATCGACGAGATCCTCTCGGTGGGCGACGAGCCCTTCCAGGAGAAGTGCCTGGCTCGGATCCGCGAGCTCCACGATGCCGGAAAGACGCTCGTCGTGGTCAGCCACGATCTCGACATGGTCTCGCGGCTCTGCAGCCGTGGCATTGTGCTCCGCGGCGGCAACGTCGCGTTCGACGGTGCGAGCGCCGAGGCTGTGGCGTTGATGCGCGCATAG
- a CDS encoding 5-(carboxyamino)imidazole ribonucleotide synthase, with protein MMIPAAIELGVDIRVLAEAEGMSAAIAADRVGDYTDLDTVLAFARGVDVITFDHEHVPQDVLRALVDAGVAVRPGPDPLRFAQDKLLMRERLSELGLPVPDWARIETPAELDEFIAAHGGAAVVKTPRGGYDGKGVRVVRTAAEVAEWFVAASEDGRDGALLVEELVDFRRELAQMVARRPSGEIVAWPLVETVQVGGVCSEVIAPAPHSAGRMSDVAAEIAFAVAEGLEVTGVMAVELFETTDERILINELAMRPHNSGHWSMDGATTGQFEQHLRAVLDLPLGGTGTHADWSVMVNVLGGPVEGSLADRYAAALEQHPTVKLHNYGKAPRPGRKVGHVTAIGDDLDAVVYEARAAAAAFQD; from the coding sequence ATGATGATCCCCGCGGCCATCGAGCTCGGCGTCGACATCCGAGTGCTCGCCGAGGCCGAGGGCATGTCCGCGGCGATCGCGGCCGATCGGGTCGGCGACTACACCGACCTCGACACCGTGCTCGCGTTCGCGCGCGGGGTCGACGTCATCACGTTCGATCACGAGCACGTGCCCCAAGACGTGCTGCGCGCGCTCGTCGACGCGGGCGTCGCCGTGCGCCCGGGCCCCGACCCGCTGCGGTTCGCCCAAGACAAACTGCTCATGCGCGAACGCCTCTCGGAGCTCGGCCTGCCCGTGCCCGACTGGGCGCGAATCGAGACGCCCGCCGAGCTCGACGAGTTCATCGCGGCTCACGGGGGCGCGGCCGTCGTGAAGACCCCGCGCGGCGGCTACGACGGCAAGGGCGTGCGGGTCGTGCGCACCGCGGCCGAGGTCGCCGAGTGGTTCGTCGCGGCATCCGAAGACGGTCGTGACGGCGCGCTGCTCGTCGAGGAGCTGGTCGACTTCCGCCGGGAGCTCGCGCAGATGGTCGCGCGGCGCCCGTCCGGCGAGATCGTCGCCTGGCCGCTCGTCGAGACCGTCCAGGTCGGCGGCGTCTGCAGCGAGGTCATCGCGCCCGCGCCGCACTCGGCCGGCAGGATGTCCGACGTCGCCGCCGAGATCGCCTTCGCCGTCGCCGAGGGCCTCGAGGTGACCGGCGTCATGGCCGTCGAGCTCTTCGAGACCACCGACGAACGCATCCTGATCAACGAACTCGCGATGCGCCCCCACAACAGCGGCCACTGGTCGATGGACGGCGCGACGACCGGCCAGTTCGAGCAGCACCTGCGTGCCGTGCTCGACCTGCCGCTCGGGGGCACCGGCACGCACGCCGACTGGTCGGTCATGGTCAACGTCCTCGGCGGCCCGGTCGAGGGCTCGCTCGCCGACCGCTACGCCGCGGCCCTCGAGCAGCACCCCACCGTGAAGCTGCACAACTACGGCAAGGCGCCGCGACCCGGTCGCAAGGTCGGACACGTCACCGCCATCGGCGACGACCTCGACGCCGTCGTCTACGAGGCGCGCGCGGCGGCGGCCGCCTTCCAGGACTGA
- a CDS encoding ABC transporter permease, producing MTGGYPHADIGLQRPGVSRGLIDVFEHRYLLTLIVRKEVQIRYRGSVLGWLWSYVKPLVQFAVFFVALGVFLRLSNSIDAYPLYLLAGMTVISFFTEAFANGTRSLVDNAPLIKKIYVPREMFPVSSMIVAAINTLPQMIVVGIIAAVLGWQPTALGVAAILLGFVIVAVLSTALGMLFGAINVSFRDAQSFVDIIVMCAVWASPVMYQLSMVRSTLPDWAFTLYLLNPLTPAVELFHYGFWAPLDTSGSDQLPELWLFAGIAVVTSVILLFVGQLVFRRLEGRFAQVL from the coding sequence ATGACAGGCGGATACCCCCACGCCGACATCGGGCTGCAACGCCCCGGGGTGAGTCGCGGACTCATCGACGTCTTCGAACACCGCTATCTGCTCACGCTCATCGTGCGCAAGGAAGTGCAGATCAGATACCGCGGCTCTGTGCTGGGATGGCTGTGGTCGTACGTCAAGCCACTCGTGCAGTTCGCGGTGTTCTTCGTCGCCCTCGGCGTCTTCCTGCGCCTGAGCAACTCGATCGACGCGTATCCGCTCTATCTGCTGGCCGGTATGACCGTCATCAGCTTCTTCACCGAAGCGTTCGCGAACGGCACCCGCAGCCTCGTCGACAACGCCCCGCTGATCAAAAAGATCTACGTGCCGCGTGAGATGTTCCCCGTCTCGAGCATGATCGTCGCTGCGATCAACACCCTCCCCCAGATGATCGTCGTCGGCATCATCGCGGCGGTCCTCGGCTGGCAGCCGACCGCGCTCGGCGTTGCGGCGATCCTGCTCGGCTTCGTGATCGTCGCCGTGCTCTCCACCGCGCTGGGAATGCTGTTCGGCGCGATCAACGTCTCCTTCCGCGACGCTCAGAGCTTCGTCGACATCATCGTGATGTGCGCGGTCTGGGCCTCTCCAGTCATGTACCAGCTGAGCATGGTCCGCTCGACCCTCCCCGACTGGGCGTTCACGCTCTACCTGCTCAATCCCCTGACGCCGGCCGTCGAGCTGTTCCACTACGGATTCTGGGCGCCGCTCGACACCTCGGGCTCCGATCAGCTGCCCGAGCTCTGGCTGTTCGCGGGCATCGCCGTGGTCACGTCCGTCATCCTGCTCTTCGTCGGGCAGCTCGTCTTCCGCCGGCTGGAGGGCCGCTTTGCCCAAGTACTCTGA
- a CDS encoding biotin--[acetyl-CoA-carboxylase] ligase — MDLPKSRAVAPRLEFLETATSTNDVLREALEGADAAAWPHGSVLVTDDQTRGRGRLGRTWMAPTGKTLAISVLLRPRDAEGGPLPADAYGWIPLIAGAAMTDAVARAVEAAVATSAPLDDPDDRTGGLEVALKWPNDVLVSGYKVCGILSELLPESGAVIVGAGLNLTLDEHDLPTLTSTSLLLATGAAPDADAVLADYLDVFARRFDAFVAAGGDAVSSGIADVVAARCGTLDSEVRVELPGGVELLGTAERLDPDGRLVVRDRENGEEQAVAAGDVTHLRY; from the coding sequence ATGGACCTTCCGAAGTCTCGCGCCGTCGCCCCCCGCCTGGAGTTCCTCGAGACCGCCACGTCGACGAACGACGTGCTCCGTGAGGCGTTGGAGGGGGCGGATGCCGCGGCTTGGCCGCACGGCTCGGTGCTCGTCACCGACGATCAGACGCGCGGGCGCGGGCGGCTCGGGCGCACCTGGATGGCGCCCACGGGCAAGACCCTCGCGATCTCGGTGCTGCTGCGCCCCCGGGATGCCGAGGGCGGGCCGCTCCCGGCCGACGCGTACGGCTGGATCCCGCTGATCGCCGGAGCGGCGATGACCGACGCCGTCGCGCGCGCCGTCGAGGCGGCAGTGGCGACATCCGCCCCGCTGGATGACCCCGACGACCGCACCGGCGGGCTCGAGGTCGCGCTGAAGTGGCCGAACGACGTGCTCGTGTCGGGCTACAAGGTGTGCGGCATCCTTTCCGAGCTGCTGCCGGAGTCCGGTGCCGTGATCGTGGGCGCAGGCCTGAACCTCACCCTCGACGAGCACGACCTGCCGACGCTCACGTCGACGTCGCTGCTGCTCGCCACCGGTGCGGCACCCGATGCCGATGCCGTGCTCGCCGACTACCTCGACGTGTTCGCCCGACGGTTCGACGCGTTCGTCGCGGCCGGCGGCGACGCGGTCTCGAGCGGCATCGCCGACGTCGTGGCCGCGCGCTGCGGCACGCTCGACTCCGAGGTGCGCGTCGAACTGCCGGGCGGAGTGGAACTGCTGGGCACCGCCGAGCGCCTCGACCCCGACGGCCGTCTGGTCGTCCGAGACCGTGAGAACGGCGAGGAGCAGGCTGTCGCCGCCGGGGATGTGACCCACCTGCGGTATTAA
- a CDS encoding DarT ssDNA thymidine ADP-ribosyltransferase family protein: protein MCATCFPPPEPTPRPVVAPVRAPRTTTSLRGTTTRASTRPPARVPGTRAAATFTPIDPKTVRIYHVTHVENLASIFGAGAILADTTGAQPEVDVSAPAAREFRRSAPVEGTDNVVADYVPFLLSTDAHVWEALRTGSPDPRLADSAATRPAADHVLFVTSIEKAVGARTEQVGAVAVTGTDVAATGSVADSAWPDVLRALQRIHRDEDGAQLASGEFLVHDALPLERVLLIAVGNDRVRDRVRAVLDTFDLRTRVAVHPPYFQPGGGAVSEG from the coding sequence ATGTGCGCCACGTGCTTCCCGCCACCCGAACCGACGCCGCGCCCCGTGGTCGCACCGGTGCGCGCGCCCCGTACGACGACGTCGCTGCGCGGCACGACGACCCGCGCGTCCACCAGGCCGCCGGCACGCGTGCCCGGCACCCGTGCCGCGGCGACGTTCACGCCGATCGACCCGAAGACCGTGCGCATCTACCACGTCACGCACGTCGAGAACCTCGCATCGATCTTCGGCGCCGGCGCGATCCTCGCCGACACCACGGGTGCGCAGCCCGAGGTCGACGTCTCCGCGCCCGCCGCGCGCGAGTTCCGCCGCTCGGCGCCCGTCGAGGGCACCGACAACGTCGTCGCCGACTACGTGCCGTTCCTGCTCTCGACCGACGCCCACGTCTGGGAGGCGCTGCGCACTGGCTCGCCCGACCCCCGCCTGGCCGACAGCGCGGCCACGCGCCCGGCCGCCGACCACGTGCTCTTCGTCACGTCGATCGAGAAGGCCGTCGGCGCACGCACCGAGCAGGTCGGCGCGGTCGCGGTCACCGGCACGGATGTCGCGGCCACCGGTTCGGTCGCCGACTCGGCCTGGCCCGACGTGCTGCGCGCCCTGCAGCGCATCCACCGCGACGAGGATGGCGCCCAGCTGGCGTCCGGCGAGTTCCTCGTGCACGACGCGCTCCCGCTCGAGCGGGTGCTGCTCATCGCGGTCGGCAACGACCGCGTGCGCGACCGCGTGCGGGCGGTGCTCGACACGTTCGACCTGCGCACCCGCGTCGCCGTGCACCCGCCGTACTTCCAGCCCGGGGGCGGCGCGGTCAGCGAGGGCTGA
- a CDS encoding LCP family protein — translation MLYTVASTTITLWIVAAAALFYAVLWVVLTLDTLRLVRLVRTAPSARAWVALLSIAVMTVVSGTAAYGAYVATTASGFISSVFVAGPSEPPIDGRYNILLLGGDSGPDREGMRPDSMSLVSIDAETGQAVTIGLPRDFVDFPFDADSPLQAVYPEGYGAVDGCEVDACQLNSVYTEVELKSPEMYPDAVAQGSEPGIEGMRDAIEGITGLQIQYYVLIDMQGFEQLIDALGGIDINVETRIPIGGDEDNNGVDGWIEPGEQHLSGYYALWYGRARYGVAGGDYERMQRQHNLQTAILQQFTPATVLSQFQGIASAGADTVKTDIPQSMLGYFVNLGLKTKELPIISVALTPENGVDSAEDPDYEYVRQLIAQALIPPTAEPTEG, via the coding sequence GTGCTGTACACCGTGGCGTCGACTACCATCACCCTCTGGATCGTTGCGGCGGCCGCGCTCTTCTACGCCGTGCTCTGGGTTGTGCTCACGCTCGACACGCTGAGGCTCGTGCGCCTCGTGAGGACGGCACCGTCGGCACGGGCTTGGGTCGCCCTGCTTTCGATCGCGGTGATGACCGTGGTGTCGGGTACGGCAGCGTATGGTGCGTACGTCGCGACCACCGCGAGCGGGTTCATCTCATCGGTGTTCGTGGCCGGCCCCAGCGAGCCTCCGATCGACGGCCGTTACAACATCCTTCTGCTTGGCGGCGATTCCGGTCCCGACCGCGAGGGCATGCGCCCCGACAGCATGAGCCTCGTGAGCATCGACGCCGAAACCGGCCAGGCCGTCACGATCGGTCTTCCACGTGACTTCGTCGACTTCCCGTTCGATGCGGACTCGCCACTGCAGGCGGTGTACCCCGAGGGCTACGGTGCCGTCGACGGCTGCGAGGTCGACGCGTGCCAGCTCAACTCGGTCTACACCGAGGTCGAGCTGAAGTCGCCCGAGATGTACCCCGATGCGGTGGCGCAGGGGAGTGAGCCCGGCATCGAGGGCATGCGCGACGCGATCGAGGGCATCACCGGACTCCAGATCCAGTACTACGTGCTCATCGACATGCAAGGATTCGAGCAGCTCATCGACGCGCTGGGGGGCATCGACATCAACGTCGAGACCCGCATCCCGATCGGCGGCGACGAGGACAATAACGGCGTCGACGGCTGGATCGAGCCCGGCGAGCAGCACCTTAGCGGATACTACGCACTCTGGTACGGCCGTGCTCGGTACGGCGTGGCCGGTGGTGACTACGAGCGCATGCAGCGCCAGCACAACCTTCAGACGGCGATCCTTCAGCAATTCACACCCGCCACGGTGCTCTCGCAGTTCCAGGGCATTGCGTCGGCAGGCGCAGATACCGTGAAGACAGACATCCCGCAATCGATGCTCGGCTACTTCGTGAACCTCGGCCTCAAGACCAAGGAGTTGCCGATCATCTCGGTGGCCCTCACCCCCGAAAACGGTGTCGATTCGGCCGAGGATCCCGACTACGAGTACGTTCGGCAGCTCATCGCACAAGCGTTGATCCCGCCGACCGCGGAGCCGACCGAAGGCTGA
- a CDS encoding PH domain-containing protein yields the protein MARGSGSRAVKRAARSGARSDEAPASASETPAAGRTGQVPSTVGTPALSGAWPASTGYPPSSAAPALRPERVVARVRSHARRLIPSALLLIVVAGATTYALGVLADPWVRIGVLVAAVLVVLVGCLLPLMAWLTRRTTVTTRRVILRHGVFSRVRQELLNSRATDVDVRAGWFASMFGSGDVRINTAHDRTFVLKDVPRPELVQAALQELMDPSSPAALEHRRAMRAGTEGDTVAWHRQ from the coding sequence ATGGCGAGGGGGAGCGGTTCGCGTGCCGTGAAGCGGGCGGCGCGATCGGGCGCGCGCTCCGACGAGGCGCCGGCATCGGCCTCCGAGACGCCGGCCGCCGGCCGCACCGGGCAGGTACCGTCGACCGTCGGCACGCCGGCGCTGTCCGGAGCGTGGCCGGCATCCACCGGGTACCCGCCGAGCAGCGCTGCGCCCGCGCTGCGCCCGGAGCGCGTCGTCGCCAGGGTGCGCTCGCACGCGCGCCGGCTGATCCCGTCGGCGCTCCTGCTCATCGTCGTGGCCGGTGCCACGACGTACGCGCTCGGCGTGCTTGCCGACCCGTGGGTGCGGATCGGCGTGCTCGTCGCGGCCGTGCTCGTCGTGCTCGTCGGCTGCCTGCTGCCGCTCATGGCCTGGCTCACACGCCGCACGACCGTCACGACCAGGCGCGTGATCCTCCGGCACGGCGTCTTCTCGCGCGTGCGGCAGGAGCTCCTCAACAGCAGGGCCACGGATGTCGACGTGCGGGCCGGTTGGTTCGCGTCGATGTTCGGCTCGGGCGACGTCCGCATCAACACCGCCCACGACCGCACGTTCGTGCTGAAGGACGTGCCGCGACCCGAACTCGTGCAGGCCGCGCTGCAGGAGCTCATGGATCCGTCGAGCCCCGCGGCGCTCGAGCACCGACGCGCCATGCGAGCGGGCACCGAGGGCGACACGGTCGCCTGGCACCGGCAGTGA
- a CDS encoding GtrA family protein: MPDHEPRNATPHAPSGLRSALSRLWDGLLAYLLKFGVVGLLGLVIDVALFNLLRIGVFGDDHWAQSAIGAKTISTSVAIVFNWLGNRYWTFRIHRRKNYLREFGEYVVVSIGGMLIALGCLWISHHWLGYTSLLADNIATNVVGLALGTVFRFVLYRYWVFGHHRADGLSNLRVEEAQRTLFEEPAQDDGTDLDGTALNGTDAADGPGTNAGPDAADGQGPAALSPR, encoded by the coding sequence GTGCCCGACCACGAGCCACGCAACGCGACCCCCCACGCGCCCTCCGGCCTCCGCAGCGCGCTCTCCCGCCTGTGGGACGGCCTGCTCGCGTACCTGCTGAAGTTCGGCGTCGTGGGCCTGCTCGGTCTCGTGATCGACGTCGCCCTGTTCAACCTGCTGCGCATCGGAGTCTTCGGCGACGACCACTGGGCCCAGTCGGCGATCGGCGCGAAGACCATCTCGACGAGTGTCGCGATCGTGTTCAACTGGCTCGGCAACCGGTACTGGACGTTCCGGATCCATCGCCGCAAGAACTACCTGCGCGAGTTCGGCGAGTACGTCGTGGTCTCGATCGGCGGCATGCTGATCGCGCTCGGATGCCTCTGGATCAGCCACCACTGGCTCGGCTACACGAGCCTCCTGGCCGACAACATCGCGACGAACGTCGTGGGGCTCGCGCTCGGCACGGTGTTCCGCTTCGTGCTCTACCGCTACTGGGTCTTCGGGCACCACCGCGCCGACGGGCTCTCGAACCTCCGGGTCGAGGAGGCCCAGCGCACCCTGTTCGAGGAGCCGGCGCAGGACGACGGCACGGACCTCGACGGCACGGCCCTCAACGGCACGGATGCCGCAGACGGCCCGGGCACGAACGCGGGCCCCGATGCCGCAGACGGCCAGGGCCCCGCCGCGCTCAGCCCTCGCTGA
- a CDS encoding glycosyltransferase yields MSITLRMIVDQVVAPVPGPLGRYTRALTSALIESAPSGCEVEGIVASSPTIDYERVEQAFPGIGRLYKTSLARRELTAAWQLGLTTSPGGGMIHAPSLFAPLRRHDRSVTGDQVVVTVQDLVAWTNPQSLTPATVAWHRAMLKRARKHADAVVVPTHALAERLAEIAEFGDRVRVIGTAPRMGLEVDGADAALRRARLGLPSEYLAVTATLAPATGLVDLLEALGSPGVPPIPLVVLGPDSWGEVHLANVADESGVDPSRVQAVQVEDPADLAALLAGATAIVSPSHEDGAATDLIEAFSMGVPLIHSNTATHLEVAAEAGLAVTVGSGGYVDRLAAAVTAVVEHPSLADRLAVTSSDRARAFSWRDSAERIWQLHADL; encoded by the coding sequence ATGTCCATCACGCTCCGGATGATCGTCGATCAGGTCGTCGCCCCAGTGCCGGGCCCACTCGGCAGGTACACCCGGGCGCTCACGTCGGCGTTGATCGAGAGCGCTCCGAGCGGATGCGAGGTCGAGGGCATCGTGGCTTCATCTCCGACCATCGACTACGAACGGGTGGAGCAGGCGTTCCCCGGTATCGGGCGGCTCTACAAGACGTCGCTGGCCAGACGGGAGCTCACGGCCGCATGGCAGCTTGGACTGACCACGTCTCCGGGCGGCGGCATGATCCACGCGCCGAGCCTCTTCGCCCCGTTGCGACGACACGATCGATCCGTCACGGGCGATCAGGTGGTCGTCACCGTCCAGGACCTCGTGGCGTGGACGAATCCCCAATCGCTGACGCCCGCCACCGTCGCGTGGCATCGCGCCATGCTGAAGCGTGCACGCAAACACGCCGACGCGGTCGTTGTGCCGACGCATGCGCTGGCCGAGCGTCTCGCGGAGATCGCCGAATTCGGTGATCGGGTGCGCGTGATCGGAACGGCCCCGCGCATGGGTCTGGAGGTCGACGGTGCGGATGCCGCGCTCCGCCGTGCCAGGCTTGGCCTGCCGTCCGAGTACCTCGCCGTGACGGCGACGCTCGCCCCTGCAACGGGCCTCGTCGATCTCCTCGAGGCGCTCGGCAGCCCTGGCGTTCCGCCGATTCCGTTGGTCGTGCTCGGCCCAGACTCGTGGGGCGAAGTGCATCTCGCGAACGTGGCCGACGAGTCCGGCGTCGACCCCAGCCGGGTGCAGGCCGTGCAGGTCGAGGATCCGGCAGACCTCGCAGCACTCCTGGCGGGCGCGACGGCGATCGTCTCGCCCAGCCACGAGGACGGCGCGGCGACCGATCTCATCGAGGCGTTCAGCATGGGTGTCCCGCTGATCCACTCGAACACGGCGACTCATCTCGAGGTCGCAGCCGAGGCAGGCCTCGCGGTGACCGTCGGTTCAGGCGGGTACGTCGACCGGTTGGCCGCGGCCGTCACCGCGGTCGTCGAGCATCCGTCGCTCGCAGACCGGCTGGCCGTGACCTCGAGTGATCGCGCCCGAGCGTTCAGCTGGCGCGATTCTGCCGAGCGCATCTGGCAGTTGCACGCGGACCTCTGA
- a CDS encoding glycosyltransferase has translation MNSSSLPPRVVAVVVAYNRRDLLVEVLDGLAAQRTPVAKIVVVDNASTDDTIDVARDAGELVDLTTLARNTGGAGGFAAGMALALQRHDPEWLWLMDDDTVPTEGALEALLRAVQGTEVVAAGSRVIWTDGSEHPMNTPREKPFVGKAERLAAAQSGGIAVRSTSFVSMLVRADIVREVGLPIADYFIWNDDFEYSTRVLRSRRGLHVPASVVVHKTKVLGSTDADPGARFYYEVRNKLWMFRRSQSLSPVEKAVYGASSIRRWIKTFLRSEDRAVLRDGWRRGYRDGTRTRPRPNAMALAELGDASEAVRSLEG, from the coding sequence ATGAACTCCTCCTCGCTGCCCCCGCGCGTCGTCGCGGTCGTGGTCGCCTATAACCGTCGCGACCTGCTCGTCGAAGTGCTCGACGGACTCGCCGCGCAGCGCACTCCGGTTGCGAAGATCGTGGTCGTCGACAACGCATCGACCGACGACACGATCGACGTCGCGCGCGACGCAGGCGAACTCGTGGACCTCACGACGCTCGCGCGCAACACCGGGGGGGCGGGAGGTTTCGCCGCAGGCATGGCGCTCGCTCTCCAACGCCACGACCCCGAGTGGCTCTGGCTCATGGACGATGACACCGTCCCGACCGAGGGCGCGCTCGAAGCGCTCCTCCGGGCCGTCCAAGGAACCGAGGTCGTCGCCGCCGGATCGCGCGTGATCTGGACCGACGGATCCGAGCATCCCATGAACACGCCGCGCGAGAAGCCGTTCGTCGGCAAGGCCGAGCGGCTCGCCGCGGCGCAGTCCGGGGGCATCGCAGTGCGCAGCACGTCTTTCGTCTCGATGCTCGTGCGCGCCGACATCGTCCGCGAGGTCGGGCTGCCGATTGCTGACTACTTCATCTGGAACGACGACTTCGAGTACTCCACGCGTGTGCTGCGCAGTCGCCGTGGCCTGCACGTTCCCGCATCCGTCGTGGTGCACAAGACGAAGGTGCTCGGCTCGACCGATGCCGACCCCGGGGCGCGCTTCTACTACGAGGTGCGCAACAAGCTCTGGATGTTCCGCCGTTCGCAGAGTCTCTCGCCCGTCGAGAAGGCCGTCTACGGCGCATCGAGCATCCGTCGATGGATCAAGACCTTCCTCCGCTCCGAGGACCGCGCGGTCCTCCGCGACGGCTGGCGGCGCGGCTACCGCGACGGTACCCGCACCAGGCCGCGGCCCAACGCCATGGCGCTCGCCGAGCTCGGCGACGCGAGCGAGGCCGTCCGCTCGCTGGAGGGGTGA
- a CDS encoding glycosyltransferase, which yields MTEPFALLMPVYRGDDAAHFAKAFASSVTQQTLKPAQVVLVQDGPVGHELAAAIEASVAASEVPVVHHRIAENVGLTRALTEGLALSDHDIVARMDADDISLPERFAKQVPLVEAGLELVGTGMYEFLDDDGTIVGKRVPRSEADDIAAYSRFHDPFSHPTVVYRRSAVDRVGGYQPMGLMEDYWLFARMIADGAAVGNVPEPLVMYRVGAGAYARRGGRAQWRSELALQRALRGIRFTTRGQYLRNVSIRGVYRFVPEPVRKAAYRRFIARSAKDAPAAS from the coding sequence ATGACCGAGCCGTTCGCCTTGCTCATGCCCGTCTACCGCGGCGACGACGCGGCGCACTTCGCCAAGGCATTCGCCTCGAGCGTGACGCAGCAGACCCTGAAGCCCGCGCAGGTGGTGTTGGTCCAGGACGGGCCGGTCGGCCATGAGCTCGCCGCCGCGATCGAGGCGAGCGTCGCGGCATCCGAAGTCCCCGTCGTGCACCACCGCATCGCCGAGAACGTCGGCCTCACTCGAGCGCTGACCGAAGGTCTCGCGCTCAGCGATCACGACATCGTCGCGCGCATGGACGCCGACGACATCTCGCTGCCCGAACGGTTCGCCAAGCAGGTGCCGCTCGTCGAAGCCGGACTCGAGCTCGTCGGCACGGGCATGTACGAGTTTCTCGACGACGACGGCACCATCGTCGGCAAACGCGTGCCCCGCAGCGAGGCCGACGACATCGCCGCCTACTCGCGGTTCCACGACCCGTTCAGCCATCCGACCGTCGTCTATCGCCGATCGGCCGTCGATCGCGTCGGCGGATATCAGCCCATGGGCCTCATGGAGGACTACTGGCTCTTCGCGCGGATGATTGCGGACGGTGCCGCGGTCGGAAACGTTCCCGAACCGCTCGTGATGTACCGGGTCGGTGCCGGAGCATATGCTCGCCGCGGAGGTCGCGCGCAGTGGCGCAGCGAACTCGCGCTGCAGCGCGCGCTCCGTGGCATCCGATTCACCACCCGTGGCCAGTACCTGCGGAACGTGAGCATCCGTGGTGTCTACCGGTTCGTGCCTGAGCCCGTGCGCAAGGCCGCGTACCGGCGGTTCATCGCGCGTTCCGCGAAGGATGCTCCAGCCGCTTCGTGA